The Leptospirales bacterium sequence GCAATCGGACGCTCTACTATCTGCTTCGCGAGGCGGATCCAGAGTTTGATGAGCTATTCAAGGTGGCGGCGGACTTCGAAGCCGACATGCCGCGCACACCGGAAAACGAAAAACTTTTTGCAAGAATGGTCGCGACTCTGGCGGCGCGCCAGGAGTTGCTTCCGCTGCATCGCAGCGCTGTGACCCGTTTGATTGAACACGGCGCCCGGCGCGCTGGAGGCGCTGACCGGCTTTCGCTCCAGACGCGCTGGATTTCCGATTTGATGGCGGAGGCCGAGCATCTTGCGACGGCCGACGGCCAAACCATGACGCTTGTTCAACATGTGGACCAGGCCTTACAGGCGCAGCGCAGGCGCAATGAACGTATCCCGCAGCGCATGCAAGAACTGATCTCCAGAGGGATCGTACGCATTGAAACGGAGGGGGCTCAGATCGGTCAGGTCAATGGTCTGGCCGTGCTCAGCGTCGGCGAGATGCTCAGCGCGCATCCCGTGCGGATCACAGCGACGGCAAGGGTAGGCGAGGGAGGCGTCGTTGACATCGAGCGTGAGACGGAGTTGGGCGGCGCGCTGCATTCCAAAGGCGTGCTGATACTCAGTTCCTTTCTGGGCGCCCGATACTCGCCGGCTCAGCCGCTTGCGCTGAGCGCCAGTCTGGTCTTCGAGCAGTCCTATGGGCCGGTGGAGGGCGATAGCGCTTCGCTGGCTGAGTTGTGCGCCCTGCTGTCCGCGCTTTCCGGCGTCGCAATTCAGCAGCGTTTTGCGGTGACCGGTTCCGTAGATCAGTACGGAAGTGTGCAGGCCATTGGCGCGGTGAATGAAAAGATCGAAGGCTTTTTCGACGTTTGCCTGCGCCGGGGATTGACCGGAGATCAAGGCGTGCTGATACCGTCCAGCAACGTGCAACAATTGATGCTGCGCAGCGATCTGCGGGAGGCGGCTGCCGAGGGACGGTTTCAGGTCTACGCTGTCAGTCATGTCGACGAGGCCATCGAACTACTTACCGGGATGCCGGCCGGCGTTCAAAATGAGCAAGGCGATTTCAGCGACAGCGCCATCAATGGTCGCGTGATCGATCGGCTACGCCAAATGCTTGAGGCGCGACAACAATCGACGCGTCCGGAGGAGCGCCAGCCGACCGGCCCTTGACGCGGCGGCTCTGCTCGATTTTTGCTTGAAATGTGCGCTTGCAATAGCTCATTCCTGTTATGAAAGCGGCGCTACTCTACAAGGGCGAACGAAAGCTGCGCATAGAGGACATTGCGCCGCGGAGTCCTGGGCCCGGGCAGGTGCGCGTGCAGGTCAAGGCCTGCGGCGTTTGCGGCTCCGATGTCCATCTGGTATTGCACCAGACCATGAATGCCAGTTCCTATCCGCGTATTCCCGGCCATGAATCCTCCGGAATTGTTCTCGAAACTGGCGAAGGCGCGAATCGATTCAAGGCAGGACAGCGCGTCGTCATTGCTGCGGGGACCAGCTGTGGCAGCTGCAAGGCATGCCTGGCCGGCCGCTACAATCTCTGCGCACAGGTAGGCGTGCTTGGCTTTGACGCTGACGGCGCCTATGCGGAGGAGGTCGTCGTTCCGGAAACTTCGCTGGTTCCATTTCCCGATTCGCTTCCTTTTGCACAGGCCGCCATCCTGGCGGACGCCGTCTCCACGCCTTACCACGCGCTGAAATATGCCGGCGCACTGCAGGCGGGAGAGACGGCGGCCATCTTTGGCTGTGGCGGACTGGGCATTCATGGCGTGCTCATTGCCCGCGCTCTGGAGGCCCGCGTCATTGCCCTTGATGTGGACGCTGGCGCTCTACAAAATGCCCGCGATGCCGGCGCTCATGAAACGATAGACCTGAATAGCAAAATCAATGCCGGTAAGATCCTGAAGCAAATGGGCGGCGTTGACGTCATCGCGGATTTTTCTGGATACTATAAAAATATAGAAGATTGTGTTCGATCCAT is a genomic window containing:
- a CDS encoding zinc-binding dehydrogenase, with translation MKAALLYKGERKLRIEDIAPRSPGPGQVRVQVKACGVCGSDVHLVLHQTMNASSYPRIPGHESSGIVLETGEGANRFKAGQRVVIAAGTSCGSCKACLAGRYNLCAQVGVLGFDADGAYAEEVVVPETSLVPFPDSLPFAQAAILADAVSTPYHALKYAGALQAGETAAIFGCGGLGIHGVLIARALEARVIALDVDAGALQNARDAGAHETIDLNSKINAGKILKQMGGVDVIADFSGYYKNIEDCVRSMNSGGRMVMVGIGRGQLHIGVPASLTFKMIQICGSYGSDARALPELIHLVERGQLDLSRSITALHPLEDAQLCLEHLEGKVGNPIRFVLQPSA